The proteins below come from a single Leptotrichia sp. oral taxon 223 genomic window:
- a CDS encoding DKNYY domain-containing protein, which yields MQKIKNNIYYQGEKIEKIDPKSAKIFGSHFVKDEKIVFDAYEKKELKDVDTKTLKSVGDYYFKDKNNAYFDMKKIDEKVDLETFAYLDYFYAKDKNNLYFYGQKVKGVSPNNFNFLTLLSSVPDNIIKSGNDFYLVYENDLNEKIYAKKMDFPIDRDTFESFSMRVYKDKNNFYYYDETDDIKKGKTLIKFKNEADIKTLKFLKEKNGEKSDEYIKDEKNVYYVDEENAEIKKIENADYKTFQVIEYLYAKDKNNVYYQGKKLNNINPNYFKIVDNEIKYNNEFYKIDDNMNLIKIERE from the coding sequence TTGCAAAAGATTAAGAATAATATTTATTATCAAGGGGAAAAGATTGAAAAAATAGATCCTAAAAGTGCTAAAATATTTGGAAGTCATTTTGTGAAGGATGAGAAAATTGTTTTTGATGCTTATGAAAAAAAGGAATTGAAAGATGTGGATACAAAAACGCTTAAATCGGTTGGAGATTATTATTTTAAAGATAAGAACAATGCTTATTTTGATATGAAAAAAATTGATGAAAAAGTTGATTTGGAGACGTTTGCTTATTTGGACTATTTTTATGCGAAAGATAAGAATAATCTGTATTTTTATGGACAAAAAGTGAAGGGTGTAAGTCCGAATAATTTTAATTTTTTGACTTTGTTAAGCAGCGTTCCTGATAACATAATTAAAAGTGGGAATGATTTTTATCTTGTTTATGAAAATGATTTGAATGAAAAGATATATGCGAAAAAAATGGATTTCCCAATTGACAGGGATACTTTTGAAAGTTTTTCCATGAGAGTTTATAAAGATAAAAATAATTTTTATTATTATGATGAAACTGATGATATAAAAAAAGGAAAAACGCTTATTAAATTTAAAAATGAGGCTGATATAAAAACACTTAAATTTTTGAAGGAAAAAAATGGTGAAAAAAGTGATGAATATATAAAAGATGAAAAGAATGTCTATTATGTGGATGAAGAAAATGCAGAGATAAAAAAGATAGAAAATGCTGATTACAAAACCTTTCAAGTTATTGAATACTTATATGCAAAGGATAAAAACAATGTTTATTATCAAGGGAAAAAGTTAAATAATATTAATCCAAATTACTTTAAAATTGTAGACAATGAAATAAAATATAATAATGAATTTTATAAAATTGATGACAATATGAATCTTATAAAAATAGAAAGAGAATAA
- a CDS encoding DKNYY domain-containing protein: MKDYKKRSKCMKRKNLVKILTLFILAGSIANAEYLKENGEIYYQMPYYEIKSKVKDVDIESFETLREDKGLIGDYYAKDNKNVYLFGKKLKDVSPKGFEILKENYVKDSENVYKIEIEYIDPIPIFSNNKINTKKISVDGLDVKTFRALENSKDVTSIDYFVDKNNIYYAYENLEKIQGADKNSFEVLGYYIAKDKNNVYYNGKKMENVDSKSFKNFGDFIGKDKNRVFYITGNEDIKDADASSFEIMGDTRYFRDKNNIFVIKYSNDFPDGQGFIKLPNIDRNSFITLSEEFGKDKNGIYYIGEKINGINPNNIKVIEKIGQDNYILQSGNNYYLTFNSNKDLYDRKNDKIEVKKINNLNIDFDTFKYFGIFNYYKDKNSFYYHSDNNFKKIKSEIDVKSAEKVLELNDFVKDKNNLYYFSNGKINKINLNIDVNSLVFLDNNSFPYSSYIKDRNNVYFVDNENGKVKIVKNADKNTFQIVNGNYGIDRKNVYYNGEKLDFVGIEGLKIFDDNYLKDNKNVYEIYTTDDGKTKIRTIKNLNIDVASFENILKEAFYKDKNSVYYVDMTEDKQELKKLEGADAATFELGIFSKDKNSVFIDKHRLEGVSPKGFEILDKNRFQFIKDYKNIYYLSENENGTTYTPVVLNINGVDISTFELVENSSMGIHAYFKDSRNVYFFTTSNASNIIEIRKVNGADPKTFKYSGYYYYGKDDKNVYLFNKRANGIDAKTFEKVSYNIAKDKNGLYILESINEFEMRTKKLKIDGLDWKSFVNIDEDYYKDKNNVYYESDNNLYKIENADLKTFEILDSSYTGYGNFSKDKDYIYLNNKKLEEIDAKTFEKMRANLIRDKNGIYKVEKDEEKHEFKIVPINAKINFKNLKSLDWGYFKDDKNIYYFDEDKFEKIEGADASSFEKVEYSSFYKDKNYVYYNGKKIVGMDFKDIENIDEEWSITELDGTWIKYKDNVYYKGKKLKGISSDNFSYFDGGLSYDKILVDKNGIYKFLKNEDNEKTIEVTRLDSKGIDLETLERITSPMDSSNYFKDKNGVYFMDGNKFVKINGADKDSFEVTMRGKYGKDKNNVYFEGKKMEGKNPVDFEEEMEIKQ; the protein is encoded by the coding sequence ATTAAAGATTATAAAAAAAGGAGTAAGTGCATGAAAAGAAAAAATTTAGTAAAAATATTAACTTTATTTATCCTAGCAGGAAGCATTGCAAATGCAGAATATCTGAAAGAAAATGGCGAAATTTATTATCAAATGCCGTATTATGAGATTAAGTCTAAAGTAAAAGATGTGGATATTGAAAGTTTTGAAACTTTAAGGGAAGACAAAGGGCTTATTGGTGATTATTATGCAAAAGATAATAAAAATGTGTATCTTTTTGGTAAAAAACTTAAAGATGTTTCGCCTAAAGGATTTGAAATTTTAAAAGAAAATTATGTAAAAGATAGTGAAAATGTGTATAAAATTGAAATTGAGTATATAGACCCAATACCGATATTCTCAAATAATAAAATAAATACGAAAAAAATATCTGTAGACGGACTTGATGTTAAAACTTTTAGAGCTTTAGAAAATAGCAAAGATGTTACGAGCATAGATTATTTTGTTGATAAAAATAATATTTACTATGCCTATGAGAATTTGGAAAAGATACAAGGAGCAGATAAAAATTCTTTTGAGGTTTTGGGTTATTATATCGCAAAAGATAAAAATAATGTTTATTATAATGGTAAAAAAATGGAAAATGTGGATTCTAAGAGTTTTAAAAATTTTGGTGATTTTATAGGAAAAGATAAAAATAGAGTTTTTTACATTACAGGAAATGAGGATATCAAAGATGCTGATGCGTCAAGTTTTGAGATAATGGGAGATACTCGTTATTTTAGAGATAAAAATAATATTTTTGTTATTAAATACAGTAATGATTTTCCTGATGGACAAGGTTTTATAAAATTACCAAATATTGATAGGAACAGCTTTATTACTTTGAGCGAGGAATTTGGAAAAGATAAAAATGGAATTTATTATATTGGTGAAAAAATAAACGGAATTAATCCGAATAATATTAAAGTTATTGAGAAAATAGGACAGGATAATTATATTCTTCAAAGCGGAAATAATTACTATTTGACATTTAATAGCAATAAAGATTTGTATGACAGGAAAAACGATAAAATTGAAGTGAAAAAAATAAATAATTTGAACATTGATTTTGATACATTTAAGTATTTTGGAATTTTTAACTACTATAAGGATAAAAATAGTTTTTACTATCATTCAGATAATAATTTTAAAAAAATCAAAAGTGAAATTGATGTTAAAAGTGCTGAAAAAGTGCTTGAATTGAATGATTTTGTAAAAGATAAAAATAATCTTTATTATTTCTCTAATGGAAAAATTAATAAAATAAATTTGAATATTGATGTAAATAGTTTAGTATTTTTGGACAATAACAGTTTTCCTTACAGCAGTTATATAAAAGACAGAAATAACGTATATTTTGTAGATAATGAAAATGGGAAAGTAAAAATAGTAAAAAATGCTGATAAAAATACATTTCAAATTGTAAATGGAAATTATGGGATAGATAGGAAAAACGTTTATTATAATGGAGAAAAACTGGATTTTGTTGGTATTGAAGGACTTAAAATTTTTGATGATAATTACTTAAAAGATAATAAAAATGTCTATGAGATTTATACGACAGATGACGGAAAAACTAAAATAAGAACAATAAAAAATTTAAACATTGATGTGGCAAGTTTTGAGAATATTTTAAAAGAAGCATTTTATAAAGATAAAAATTCGGTTTATTATGTCGATATGACTGAAGATAAACAGGAATTAAAAAAACTGGAAGGAGCAGATGCTGCTACATTTGAGCTGGGAATTTTTTCAAAAGATAAAAATAGCGTATTTATTGATAAACATAGATTGGAAGGTGTTAGTCCGAAAGGATTTGAAATTTTGGATAAAAATAGGTTTCAATTTATAAAAGATTACAAGAATATTTACTATTTGAGTGAAAATGAAAATGGTACGACTTACACACCAGTAGTACTGAATATAAATGGAGTAGATATTTCAACATTTGAACTTGTTGAAAATTCTTCTATGGGAATTCATGCATATTTTAAAGATAGCAGAAATGTTTATTTTTTTACGACATCCAATGCTAGTAATATAATAGAAATTAGAAAAGTAAATGGAGCAGATCCAAAAACATTTAAATATTCAGGTTACTATTACTATGGAAAAGATGATAAAAATGTCTATTTGTTTAATAAAAGAGCAAACGGAATAGATGCAAAAACTTTTGAAAAAGTAAGTTATAATATCGCAAAAGACAAAAATGGGTTATATATTTTGGAAAGTATTAATGAATTTGAAATGAGAACTAAAAAATTGAAGATAGATGGATTGGACTGGAAAAGTTTTGTGAACATTGATGAGGATTATTATAAAGATAAAAATAATGTTTATTATGAATCAGATAATAATCTTTATAAAATAGAAAATGCTGATTTAAAAACTTTTGAAATTTTAGATTCAAGTTATACTGGTTATGGTAATTTTTCAAAAGATAAAGATTATATTTATCTAAATAATAAGAAATTAGAAGAAATAGATGCAAAAACTTTTGAAAAAATGCGGGCTAATCTTATAAGGGATAAAAACGGCATTTATAAAGTGGAAAAAGATGAAGAAAAACATGAATTTAAAATAGTTCCAATTAATGCAAAAATTAATTTTAAAAATCTAAAAAGCTTAGATTGGGGATATTTCAAAGATGACAAAAATATTTATTATTTTGACGAAGATAAATTTGAAAAAATAGAAGGGGCAGATGCTAGTTCATTTGAAAAAGTAGAATATTCTAGTTTTTACAAAGATAAAAATTATGTCTATTATAATGGTAAAAAGATAGTTGGAATGGATTTTAAAGATATTGAAAATATAGATGAGGAATGGTCAATTACAGAACTGGACGGAACGTGGATAAAATACAAAGATAACGTTTACTATAAAGGGAAAAAATTAAAAGGAATCAGCTCTGATAATTTTAGTTATTTTGATGGTGGATTATCGTATGATAAAATTTTAGTTGATAAAAACGGAATTTATAAATTTTTGAAAAATGAAGATAATGAAAAAACAATAGAAGTAACTCGACTGGATAGTAAAGGCATTGATTTAGAAACTCTTGAAAGAATTACTTCTCCAATGGACAGTTCCAATTATTTCAAAGATAAGAATGGCGTTTATTTTATGGATGGAAATAAATTTGTAAAAATAAATGGAGCGGATAAAGATAGTTTTGAAGTAACGATGAGAGGAAAATATGGGAAAGATAAAAATAACGTTTATTTCGAAGGGAAGAAAATGGAAGGGAAAAATCCAGTTGACTTTGAGGAGGAAATGGAGATTAAGCAATAA
- a CDS encoding DKNYY domain-containing protein: MKIKKLLKIFGLSILVGNIVNAEYIKKNGEIYYRDWSEEKTRILKNIDKKSFEILENDFAKD, encoded by the coding sequence ATGAAAATAAAAAAATTGTTGAAAATATTTGGGTTGTCAATTTTGGTAGGAAATATTGTGAATGCAGAATACATAAAAAAAAATGGAGAAATTTATTATCGGGACTGGAGTGAAGAAAAGACAAGAATATTAAAAAATATAGATAAAAAATCATTTGAAATATTGGAAAATGATTTTGCAAAAGATTAA